Proteins from a genomic interval of Helicoverpa armigera isolate CAAS_96S chromosome 9, ASM3070526v1, whole genome shotgun sequence:
- the LOC110380377 gene encoding uncharacterized protein LOC110380377 isoform X3 translates to MANEDLLIRKRSAIKAKLTNFCNHVNVLMSCDSLSSLQRIELEGRLRKFDALYDDFDNLQLEIEVLSDKPDEAYGERAKFEERYHAVAAQARSLLISADAGVDGGSVAGSADKNTGASFRHNFVRLPKINLPTFDGSYQCWLEYRDTYLSLIHSSSAIDDISKFHYLRASLTGDAQQVIKNIDFKSEHYQLAWNLLCERYDNSRLLVKNHVQTLFNTPAILKESCVALRQFVDNINKQIRALKSLNEPTDQWSTLVVIMMSSRLDKVTNRDWEEYSNTLPKFPTLSEFCSFVSKRADLLETVEHSKSTNKEDSSTNSYTVNTNNSKKNYNITKPKPNTNKEFNNCPLCKNNHFMFVCDDFRKLSVENRLAKVKELNVCFNCLRPGHSSKRCKLSHCKYCNRKHNTLLHVEQSNSTVQDPMPSSVALPSLLTDDVSGGAQLQNGTSESVVMSSDTAATTRSVLLSTALVTVVSTRGEKFDARILLDNGSTANFITETLCHKLGLPRRNVNSTISGINKQTSNSTQSCRFTIQARNGGYRETITSFILPEITKILPAKAVDIGNINIPADIQLADPSFHIPSVIDILVGAEVFWNVLGSSSINLGRNKPKLHATKLGWIVSGPVPLRNISNNQAHFCNVSMEELNNNLNRFWEIDSVPSKHALSQEERACEESFRRNTVRDSEGRFVVTIPLKDNPVILGESYEMAKRRFLSLERRFLRDPSFKERYVAFMEEYERLGHMTENTTSRKPHSGDGIEYFLPHHGVIRESSSTTKLRAVFDASAATTSGVSFNQIQMVGPTIQEDLLSILLRFRQYKYVISGDIARMYRAVAVTPSQRPLQQIIFRTDPKLPLKTYCLNTVTYGTASAPYLATKCLVSLANVATSPTVKSSIERDFYIDDYLSGGNSVSGVVEMVKEVISVLASANFHIRKWQSNSSSILDQVCDSSTVVDCLRLSEDKNASSKTLGLRWMCEADYLAFSISIDDKKQVSKRQILSVISQIFDPLGLVGPCVVEAKIVMQKLWLDKCDWDEQVPESIYHFWSNFVNTLPCLNNLRIPRWVVCDNAILHEIHVFTDASERAFGCCVYLRSVNMEGAVKVQLLASKNRVAPIKPTTIPRLELCGALLGARLCAKVSDVNIGRLERYHRVEHIKQHFWKRFHLEYISLLQQKTKWTSSTGQLAEGTLVLIKERGQPPMLWPLGRVTKVFPGSDGITRVAELKTRKGTILRSFNNICPLPLD, encoded by the exons ATGGCTAATGAAGATTTGTTAATAAGAAAACGCAGTGCTATTAAAGCTAAGCTTACGAATTTTTGCAATCATGTTAATGTGCTTATGAGTTGCGATTCATTATCCAGTTTGCAGCGTATTGAGCTAGAGGGTCGCCTTCGTAAATTTGATGCTTTATACGATGACTTTGATAATTTGCAGTTGGAGATCGAGGTGCTCTCGGATAAGCCAGACGAGGCGTACGGGGAACGTGCCAAGTTTGAGGAGCGGTACCACGCGGTGGCAGCTCAGGCGCGCAGCCTGCTTATCAGCGCTGATGCCGGCGTTGACGGCGGGTCTGTAGCGGGCTCAGCGGATAAAAACACAGGTGCATCGTTCCGTCATAATTTTGTACGCttacctaaaattaatttgCCTACTTTCGATGGTAGTTATCAATGTTGGCTCGAGTATAGAGATACATATCTGTCACTTATTCACAGTAGTAGTGCTATCGATGATATTAGCAAATTTCATTATTTGCGCGCTTCGCTTACGGGAGATGCTCAGcaagtgataaaaaatatagattttaagaGCGAGCATTATCAATTAGCGTGGAATCTATTATGTGAGCGATATGATAATAGCAGGCTTCTAGTTAAAAACCATGTGCAAACTTTGTTTAATACTCCGGCAATTCTTAAAGAATCTTGTGTAGCCTTACGTCAATTTGTTGATAATATCAATAAGCAAATTAGAGCTTTAAAATCACTGAACGAGCCCACTGACCAGTGGAGTACACTGGTGGTGATTATGATGAGTAGCAGACTGGATAAGGTCACTAACAGAGACTGGGAAGAGTATAGCAATACCTTACCCAAATTTCCAACATTGTCAgaattttgttcgtttgttagTAAAAGGGCTGATTTATTAGAGACAGTAGAACATAGCAAATCAACAAATAAGGAAGATAGTAGTACAAACAGTTACACAGTAAATActaataattctaaaaaaaactataatataacaaaacctAAACCTAATACTAATAAGGAATTTAATAATTGTCCGTTGTGcaaaaataatcatttcatGTTTGTGTGTGATGATTTTCGTAAGTTGTCAGTAGAAAACCGTTTAGCAAAGGTGAAGGAGCTTAATGTGTGCTTTAATTGTTTACGTCCAGGGCATTCAAGTAAACGTTGCAAATTGTCacactgtaaatattgtaatcgTAAGCATAACACGCTTTTACACGTAGAGCAGTCTAATTCAACTGTACAAGACCCAATGCCTAGTAGTGTAGCTCTGCCTAGTTTACTGACTGATGACGTTTCTGGTGGTGCACAGTTACAAAACGGCACATCTGAAAGCGTTGTTATGTCAAGCGACACTGCAGCTACTACTCGTTCTGTTTTGCTTTCCACAGCTCTGGTGACAGTGGTCAGCACCCGAGGTGAGAAGTTCGACGCCAGGATCCTGCTGGATAACGGTAGCACAGCTAATTTTATCACTGAAACACTGTGTCACAAGCTGGGATTGCCTAGACGTAACGTTAACTCCACGATATCAGGTATAAATAAGCAAACATCTAATAGCACACAGTCTTGTAGATTTACAATTCAGGCTCGGAATGGTGGCTATAGGGAAACCATCACTAGCTTCATATTGCCtgaaattactaaaatattgcCAGCCAAAGCTGTAGATATAGGCAATATCAATATACCGGCAGACATACAGTTAGCAGATCCGTCATTCCATATTCCGTCTGTAATCGACATTCTTGTTGGCGCGGAAGTGTTTTGGAATGTTTTAGGTTCCTCATCTATAAATTTAGGTAGGAATAAACCCAAGCTTCATGCAACAAAACTAGGGTGGATAGTTTCAGGTCCAGTCCCATTACGCAATATTTCAAATAACCAAGCAcatttttgtaatgtttctatggaggaattaaataataacctCAACAGGTTTTGGGAAATTGATTCGGTCCCATCTAAACATGCCTTATCACAGGAGGAACGTGCGTGCGAAGAAAGTTTTCGCCGCAATACTGTTCGTGACAGTGAGGGTAGGTTTGTTGTGACAATTCCTTTAAAGGATAATCCTGTCATTCTAGGTGAGTCGTACGAGATGGCTAAGCGGCGATTTCTATCACTGGAGCGTCGTTTTCTTCGTGATCCAAGTTTCAAGGAGCGTTATGTTGCCTTCATGGAGGAGTATGAGCGTCTTGGACACATGACAGAAAATACAACGTCTAGGAAGCCACATTCAGGTGAcggtattgaatattttttgcctCATCATGGGGTCATCAGAGAATCCAGCTCGACCACGAAACTACGGGCAGTCTTTGATGCTTCAGCGGCAACCACGTCTGGTGTGTCGTTCAATCAAATCCAGATGGTTGGCCCGACTATCCAAGAAGATCTTCTGTCAATTCTACTAAGATTTAGGCAATATAAGTACGTTATATCAGGAGATATAGCTAGAATGTATCGTGCTGTTGCTGTAACACCGTCGCAACGTCCATTGCAACAAATCATCTTCAGGACTGATCCTAAGTTACCGTTAAAGACTTATTGTCTAAATACTGTTACCTATGGCACAGCTTCTGCTCCGTACTTAGCAACAAAGTGTTTAGTGAGTTTGGCTAATGTTGCTACAAGTCCTACCGTCAAGTCTTCAATTGAGCGTGATTTTTACATCGATGACTATCTTTCAGGCGGTAATTCAGTTTCAGGCGTAGTAGAAATGGTCAAGGAAGTTATTTCTGTGTTAGCGTCAGCGAATTTTCACATACGAAAATGGCAATCCAATAGTTCCTCAATTTTAGACCAGGTTTGCGATAGCTCAACAGTTGTGGATTGTCTAAGACTGTCTGAAGATAAGAACGCGTCATCAAAAACATTAGGTTTACGCTGGATGTGTGAGGCAGATTATTTGgcattttctatttctattgaTGATAAGAAACAAGTTTCTAAACGCCAAATTTTGTCAGTCATCAGTCAAATATTTGACCCATTAGGCTTGGTTGGTCCATGTGTAGTCGAGGCTAAGATTGTCATGCAGAAGCTGTGGTTGGATAAGTGTGACTGGGATGAGCAGGTGCCAGAGTCTATATACCATTTTTGGAGTAATTTTGTTAACACTCTTCCATGTTTAAACAATCTACGCATTCCAAGATGGGTTGTGTGTGACAATGCTATATTGCATGAAATTCATGTTTTTACAGATGCCTCTGAGAGAGCCTTTGGTTGTTGCGTATATCTTCGGTCGGTGAATATGGAAGGTGCAGTCAAGGTACAACTTCTTGCATCGAAGAATCGCGTAGCACCAATAAAGCCTACTACCATTCCACGTCTCGAGCTTTGTGGGGCGTTGCTAGGCGCTAGACTGTGTGCTAAG GTGTCTGATGTAAACATCGGCCGCTTGGAGCGCTATCACAGAGTGGAGCATATTAAGCAGCATTTCTGGAAACGATTCCATTTAGAATATATCTCTCTGCTGCAGCAAAAAACTAAGTGGACGTCATCTACAGGACAACTGGCAGAGGGAACGTTAGTTCTCATCAAGGAGAGAGGACAACCGCCAATGTTGTGGCCACTGGGACGTGTCACGAAGGTGTTCCCGGGGAGCGACGGGATAACGCGTGTGGCTGAGTTGAAGACGCGTAAGGGAACAATTCTACGTtcctttaataatatttgtccaCTTCCACTAGATTGA
- the LOC110380377 gene encoding uncharacterized protein LOC110380377 isoform X1, translated as MANEDLLIRKRSAIKAKLTNFCNHVNVLMSCDSLSSLQRIELEGRLRKFDALYDDFDNLQLEIEVLSDKPDEAYGERAKFEERYHAVAAQARSLLISADAGVDGGSVAGSADKNTGASFRHNFVRLPKINLPTFDGSYQCWLEYRDTYLSLIHSSSAIDDISKFHYLRASLTGDAQQVIKNIDFKSEHYQLAWNLLCERYDNSRLLVKNHVQTLFNTPAILKESCVALRQFVDNINKQIRALKSLNEPTDQWSTLVVIMMSSRLDKVTNRDWEEYSNTLPKFPTLSEFCSFVSKRADLLETVEHSKSTNKEDSSTNSYTVNTNNSKKNYNITKPKPNTNKEFNNCPLCKNNHFMFVCDDFRKLSVENRLAKVKELNVCFNCLRPGHSSKRCKLSHCKYCNRKHNTLLHVEQSNSTVQDPMPSSVALPSLLTDDVSGGAQLQNGTSESVVMSSDTAATTRSVLLSTALVTVVSTRGEKFDARILLDNGSTANFITETLCHKLGLPRRNVNSTISGESYEMAKRRFLSLERRFLRDPSFKERYVAFMEEYERLGHMTENTTSRKPHSGDGIEYFLPHHGVIRESSSTTKLRAVFDASAATTSGVSFNQIQMVGPTIQEDLLSILLRFRQYKYVISGDIARMYRAVAVTPSQRPLQQIIFRTDPKLPLKTYCLNTVTYGTASAPYLATKCLVSLANVATSPTVKSSIERDFYIDDYLSGGNSVSGVVEMVKEVISVLASANFHIRKWQSNSSSILDQVCDSSTVVDCLRLSEDKNASSKTLGLRWMCEADYLAFSISIDDKKQVSKRQILSVISQIFDPLGLVGPCVVEAKIVMQKLWLDKCDWDEQVPESIYHFWSNFVNTLPCLNNLRIPRWVVCDNAILHEIHVFTDASERAFGCCVYLRSVNMEGAVKVQLLASKNRVAPIKPTTIPRLELCGALLGARLCAKVQSSITLPITRCQFWCDSTIVLSWLAMSPNVLKPFVRNRVNEIQESTAGHTWSYVPSRVNPADLVSRGLKADLISECSLWWSGPEFLLNDETHWPAMPNKTMKQDLPEVITSNFTDHSFLTDTQKHAQHTNTNTSIIHTLLHKYSNINRLQRVVAYILRFYNNVKNKIKDKNPLSIKELQDSLNFILRQAQMEMFSKEYDILKAGKTLPRKNRLICLSPFVDEDGLIRVGGRLDNSPYDYNIKHPILLCCKHHITKLIFHKYHYDLLHAGPQLLIASIRQMYWPLGGRNLSKSVVKHCIKCFKFKCQNVQPVMGQLPVNRTQLEFPFLNSSVDYAGPILIADRKGRGCKLVKAYLCIFVCLAVKAVHIELVTDLTKEGYMAALNRFVARRGKPKSILSDNGTNFVGTCNELQQLLKQSNISYEVAQRGIEFTFAPPYSPHFNGIAEAAVRSTKHHLKRLLQLTHFTYEEMVTCLTQIEAVLNSRPLTPLSSDPLDFTVLTPSHFLIGRSLMAVPHPQVSDVNIGRLERYHRVEHIKQHFWKRFHLEYISLLQQKTKWTSSTGQLAEGTLVLIKERGQPPMLWPLGRVTKVFPGSDGITRVAELKTRKGTILRSFNNICPLPLD; from the exons ATGGCTAATGAAGATTTGTTAATAAGAAAACGCAGTGCTATTAAAGCTAAGCTTACGAATTTTTGCAATCATGTTAATGTGCTTATGAGTTGCGATTCATTATCCAGTTTGCAGCGTATTGAGCTAGAGGGTCGCCTTCGTAAATTTGATGCTTTATACGATGACTTTGATAATTTGCAGTTGGAGATCGAGGTGCTCTCGGATAAGCCAGACGAGGCGTACGGGGAACGTGCCAAGTTTGAGGAGCGGTACCACGCGGTGGCAGCTCAGGCGCGCAGCCTGCTTATCAGCGCTGATGCCGGCGTTGACGGCGGGTCTGTAGCGGGCTCAGCGGATAAAAACACAGGTGCATCGTTCCGTCATAATTTTGTACGCttacctaaaattaatttgCCTACTTTCGATGGTAGTTATCAATGTTGGCTCGAGTATAGAGATACATATCTGTCACTTATTCACAGTAGTAGTGCTATCGATGATATTAGCAAATTTCATTATTTGCGCGCTTCGCTTACGGGAGATGCTCAGcaagtgataaaaaatatagattttaagaGCGAGCATTATCAATTAGCGTGGAATCTATTATGTGAGCGATATGATAATAGCAGGCTTCTAGTTAAAAACCATGTGCAAACTTTGTTTAATACTCCGGCAATTCTTAAAGAATCTTGTGTAGCCTTACGTCAATTTGTTGATAATATCAATAAGCAAATTAGAGCTTTAAAATCACTGAACGAGCCCACTGACCAGTGGAGTACACTGGTGGTGATTATGATGAGTAGCAGACTGGATAAGGTCACTAACAGAGACTGGGAAGAGTATAGCAATACCTTACCCAAATTTCCAACATTGTCAgaattttgttcgtttgttagTAAAAGGGCTGATTTATTAGAGACAGTAGAACATAGCAAATCAACAAATAAGGAAGATAGTAGTACAAACAGTTACACAGTAAATActaataattctaaaaaaaactataatataacaaaacctAAACCTAATACTAATAAGGAATTTAATAATTGTCCGTTGTGcaaaaataatcatttcatGTTTGTGTGTGATGATTTTCGTAAGTTGTCAGTAGAAAACCGTTTAGCAAAGGTGAAGGAGCTTAATGTGTGCTTTAATTGTTTACGTCCAGGGCATTCAAGTAAACGTTGCAAATTGTCacactgtaaatattgtaatcgTAAGCATAACACGCTTTTACACGTAGAGCAGTCTAATTCAACTGTACAAGACCCAATGCCTAGTAGTGTAGCTCTGCCTAGTTTACTGACTGATGACGTTTCTGGTGGTGCACAGTTACAAAACGGCACATCTGAAAGCGTTGTTATGTCAAGCGACACTGCAGCTACTACTCGTTCTGTTTTGCTTTCCACAGCTCTGGTGACAGTGGTCAGCACCCGAGGTGAGAAGTTCGACGCCAGGATCCTGCTGGATAACGGTAGCACAGCTAATTTTATCACTGAAACACTGTGTCACAAGCTGGGATTGCCTAGACGTAACGTTAACTCCACGATATCAG GTGAGTCGTACGAGATGGCTAAGCGGCGATTTCTATCACTGGAGCGTCGTTTTCTTCGTGATCCAAGTTTCAAGGAGCGTTATGTTGCCTTCATGGAGGAGTATGAGCGTCTTGGACACATGACAGAAAATACAACGTCTAGGAAGCCACATTCAGGTGAcggtattgaatattttttgcctCATCATGGGGTCATCAGAGAATCCAGCTCGACCACGAAACTACGGGCAGTCTTTGATGCTTCAGCGGCAACCACGTCTGGTGTGTCGTTCAATCAAATCCAGATGGTTGGCCCGACTATCCAAGAAGATCTTCTGTCAATTCTACTAAGATTTAGGCAATATAAGTACGTTATATCAGGAGATATAGCTAGAATGTATCGTGCTGTTGCTGTAACACCGTCGCAACGTCCATTGCAACAAATCATCTTCAGGACTGATCCTAAGTTACCGTTAAAGACTTATTGTCTAAATACTGTTACCTATGGCACAGCTTCTGCTCCGTACTTAGCAACAAAGTGTTTAGTGAGTTTGGCTAATGTTGCTACAAGTCCTACCGTCAAGTCTTCAATTGAGCGTGATTTTTACATCGATGACTATCTTTCAGGCGGTAATTCAGTTTCAGGCGTAGTAGAAATGGTCAAGGAAGTTATTTCTGTGTTAGCGTCAGCGAATTTTCACATACGAAAATGGCAATCCAATAGTTCCTCAATTTTAGACCAGGTTTGCGATAGCTCAACAGTTGTGGATTGTCTAAGACTGTCTGAAGATAAGAACGCGTCATCAAAAACATTAGGTTTACGCTGGATGTGTGAGGCAGATTATTTGgcattttctatttctattgaTGATAAGAAACAAGTTTCTAAACGCCAAATTTTGTCAGTCATCAGTCAAATATTTGACCCATTAGGCTTGGTTGGTCCATGTGTAGTCGAGGCTAAGATTGTCATGCAGAAGCTGTGGTTGGATAAGTGTGACTGGGATGAGCAGGTGCCAGAGTCTATATACCATTTTTGGAGTAATTTTGTTAACACTCTTCCATGTTTAAACAATCTACGCATTCCAAGATGGGTTGTGTGTGACAATGCTATATTGCATGAAATTCATGTTTTTACAGATGCCTCTGAGAGAGCCTTTGGTTGTTGCGTATATCTTCGGTCGGTGAATATGGAAGGTGCAGTCAAGGTACAACTTCTTGCATCGAAGAATCGCGTAGCACCAATAAAGCCTACTACCATTCCACGTCTCGAGCTTTGTGGGGCGTTGCTAGGCGCTAGACTGTGTGCTAAGGTACAAAGTTCAATTACTTTACCTATTACTAGATGCCAATTTTGGTGCGATTCAACAATAGTGTTGAGTTGGCTAGCTATGTCACCGAACGTATTGAAACCTTTCGTACGCAATCGCGTTAACGAGATACAGGAGAGTACTGCAGGTCATACGTGGAGTTACGTGCCGTCTAGAGTCAATCCGGCAGATCTTGTTTCTCGTGGGCTGAAGGCTGACCTTATCAGCGAGTGTTCTTTATGGTGGTCAGGTCCAGAGTTCTTGTTAAATGATGAAACACACTGGCCAGCTATGCCCAACAAAACTATGAAACAGGATCTACCAGAAGTAATTACATCTAACTTCACAGATCACTCGTTTCTTACAGACACACAAAAACACGcacaacacacaaacacaaatacatcaataattcatacattattacataaatattctaACATAAATCGTCTACAAAGAGTGGTGGCCTACatattaagattttataataatgtaaagaaCAAAATCAAGGATAAAAATCCATTATCAATTAAAGAACTTCAAGATtctttaaatttcattttaagaCAAGCTCAAATGGAGATGTTTTCCAAAGAATATGACATTCTTAAAGCTGGTAAGACTTTGCCTCGCAAAAATAGATTGATTTGTTTGAGTCCTTTTGTTGACGAAGATGGTCTTATCCGTGTAGGCGGGAGACTTGATAATTCGCCTTATGACTATAATATCAAGCATCCAATTTTACTATGTTGCAAACATCATATCACTAAATTAATTTTCCACAAATATCATTACGATTTATTACACGCTGGCCCTCAATTGTTGATCGCAAGTATACGGCAAATGTATTGGCCACTTGGAGGCAGAAATCTGTCTAAGTCAGTTGTAAAACACTGCATTAAATGTTTTAAGTTCAAGTGTCAAAATGTTCAACCTGTAATGGGACAATTGCCTGTTAATAGAACTCAATTGGAATTCCCATTTTTAAATTCCAGTGTCGACTATGCTGGGCCAATATTGATAGCAGATCGAAAGGGGCGAGGGTGTAAACTTGTAAAGGCGTACCTATGCATCTTTGTTTGTCTTGCAGTGAAAGCTGTCCATATCGAGCTCGTTACAGACCTTACTAAGGAGGGCTATATGGCTGCTTTAAACCGTTTTGTTGCTCGTCGTGGCAAACCCAAGAGCATCTTGTCTGACAATGGCACCAATTTTGTAGGCACTTGTAATGAGTTGcaacaattattaaaacaatcaaatatatCGTATGAAGTTGCACAAAGGGGTATTGAATTTACTTTTGCCCCTCCATATTCTCCACATTTCAACGGCATTGCTGAAGCTGCCGTTCGCTCAACTAAACACCACCTGAAAAGACTATTACAGTTAACACACTTCACATATGAAGAAATGGTCACTTGTTTAACTCAAATAGAAGCTGTTCTTAATTCACGTCCTCTCACCCCTCTTTCCTCTGATCCGTTAGATTTTACTGTCCTTACTCCTTCACATTTTTTGATTGGACGATCACTAATGGCTGTTCCGCATCCACAGGTGTCTGATGTAAACATCGGCCGCTTGGAGCGCTATCACAGAGTGGAGCATATTAAGCAGCATTTCTGGAAACGATTCCATTTAGAATATATCTCTCTGCTGCAGCAAAAAACTAAGTGGACGTCATCTACAGGACAACTGGCAGAGGGAACGTTAGTTCTCATCAAGGAGAGAGGACAACCGCCAATGTTGTGGCCACTGGGACGTGTCACGAAGGTGTTCCCGGGGAGCGACGGGATAACGCGTGTGGCTGAGTTGAAGACGCGTAAGGGAACAATTCTACGTtcctttaataatatttgtccaCTTCCACTAGATTGA